The following are from one region of the Methanospirillum hungatei genome:
- a CDS encoding ABC transporter substrate-binding protein: protein MMDKKVVSVILGIFVLIGVCLCGCTEKPAEQSGEIISPETTSEAAISDKPTYIVGIDGEYPPYSFIDKNGEPQGFDVESVKWIADDMGFNVKIQAMAWDGIIPALQAGKIDMVYSGMTITDERKEVVNFSTPYLKINQSVAVHDDTNLTMDDFMAGTGKVGAQRGTTGAFWVEENLVNKSVMSADMLVTYDNFPLVATDLQNKRIDFAIYDRPPMMDAISGKPLHIIGEIDTGEDYGVAIRKTDPELLETINEGLAHLMASPKWIELQQKYEME, encoded by the coding sequence ATGATGGACAAAAAGGTTGTATCTGTGATTCTGGGTATCTTTGTTCTCATAGGTGTGTGCCTATGTGGATGCACGGAAAAACCCGCGGAACAGTCAGGTGAAATTATCTCTCCAGAAACTACATCTGAAGCAGCTATTTCAGACAAACCAACATACATTGTTGGAATTGACGGCGAATATCCACCATACAGTTTTATCGATAAAAATGGTGAGCCACAAGGATTTGATGTGGAATCAGTCAAGTGGATTGCTGATGATATGGGCTTTAACGTCAAGATTCAAGCAATGGCATGGGATGGAATTATTCCTGCACTTCAGGCTGGCAAGATTGACATGGTCTATTCAGGTATGACCATAACAGATGAACGGAAAGAAGTAGTTAACTTTAGCACCCCATATTTGAAAATTAACCAATCTGTTGCGGTACATGATGATACAAACTTGACAATGGATGACTTTATGGCCGGAACCGGAAAAGTAGGTGCACAGCGCGGAACTACCGGAGCTTTCTGGGTAGAAGAAAACCTTGTCAATAAGAGTGTGATGTCAGCCGATATGTTGGTAACATACGATAATTTCCCACTGGTCGCAACAGATCTCCAAAATAAGCGGATTGATTTCGCAATTTACGACAGACCACCAATGATGGATGCAATTTCAGGAAAACCACTTCACATAATCGGTGAAATTGATACAGGTGAAGATTATGGTGTTGCTATTCGAAAGACTGACCCAGAACTTCTTGAGACGATTAATGAAGGACTGGCTCACCTGATGGCATCTCCAAAGTGGATCGAATTACAACAAAAATATGAGATGGAATAA
- a CDS encoding amino acid ABC transporter permease: protein MVIEILIDWFPYLFSGIVLTLGLVASALIIGVGLGLPMALGQVYGSLPVRTGISIYVWFFRGLPVLVLLFLFYFGIFPALGFDFPAFYVGAVVLGLWGAAYQSQVFRGAIQSISEGQMTAARSLGMSRFQAIRSVILPQAMRIALPGWSNQYPEILTESSVCYAIGVAELLTRSSQIVSQTYVTLPIYLACAVIFILLSYVGTTGIHMLEKKIEIPGFGPGGS, encoded by the coding sequence ATGGTTATAGAGATTCTAATTGACTGGTTTCCGTATCTTTTCAGCGGTATTGTCCTGACTCTTGGACTTGTTGCATCAGCCCTTATAATCGGAGTCGGTCTTGGTCTTCCTATGGCATTAGGACAAGTATATGGCTCTTTGCCAGTCAGGACTGGAATATCCATATATGTCTGGTTTTTCAGAGGTCTTCCTGTCCTTGTCCTTCTCTTTTTGTTTTATTTTGGTATATTTCCTGCATTGGGTTTTGATTTTCCTGCATTTTATGTTGGAGCAGTTGTTTTGGGGTTGTGGGGTGCAGCTTATCAGTCACAAGTTTTCAGAGGAGCAATCCAATCAATATCTGAAGGACAGATGACTGCAGCACGATCACTTGGTATGTCCAGATTTCAGGCAATAAGAAGTGTCATTTTGCCTCAGGCTATGAGAATTGCACTCCCAGGATGGTCTAATCAATACCCTGAAATTTTAACAGAATCATCTGTATGTTATGCTATTGGAGTAGCTGAACTACTCACTCGATCATCACAGATTGTTTCTCAAACCTATGTTACTTTACCAATTTATCTGGCATGTGCGGTCATATTTATTCTTTTGAGTTATGTAGGCACGACAGGTATCCATATGCTTGAGAAAAAAATTGAAATTCCCGGGTTCGGACCAGGAGGGTCATAA
- a CDS encoding agmatine deiminase family protein, giving the protein MKSRLCRIALLQQSVDSTIRNTIQQTEKNIRTAALNGSEIICLPELFSSIYFPQYIGFDIRQYCESLDGPFIRGFQRLALELGIVLILPFCEINKERTVFNTAVVIDADGSLLPPYHKVHIPQDPYFFEKGYFHPGENYLTHQTRYANITVLICYDQWFPEAARSVALMGADIIFYPTAIGHIKGEIPGEGSWKEAWQIIQRSHAIANSIPVAAVNRCGWEDNIFFFGGSFVCDAFGNILTEAAEKEEILYADIDLAYGSDIREGWGFFRNRRIDTYKSIVSKVDYQSTGSYSLTPANQGYHMPAEWEQHQSVWMAWPHNDLTFLHLEEVEETYLNIIIALVPTEHIEMLVPDREMEEKIIHFLHMRGIENPGITFHISSYSDVWIRDYGPSFVINRAQKNISAVFWDFNAWGNKYDELIDDGIICRNILSQRQIRTFFPGIILEGGSIDVNGRGCVLTTRQCLLNPNRNPSLTQDDIEQYLKDYLCVQKIIWLNNGIVGDDTDGHIDDIARFVNPTTIVCAIEEDPDDENYQILQENFQILTGETDQNNKPFTIITIPMPHPVQDENNRYPASYLNFYIGNTIVLVPIFNDPRDQKALSILQYLFPEKKVVGIDARAMVEGYGTIHCATQQQPAI; this is encoded by the coding sequence ATGAAGAGCAGATTATGCCGGATAGCATTACTACAACAATCGGTTGATTCAACTATCAGAAATACTATACAGCAAACCGAAAAAAATATCCGAACCGCTGCACTTAATGGTTCAGAAATTATCTGTCTTCCTGAATTGTTTTCATCAATTTACTTTCCTCAGTACATAGGATTTGACATCAGGCAATATTGTGAGAGTTTGGATGGTCCTTTTATTCGTGGTTTTCAAAGACTTGCTCTAGAACTGGGTATTGTATTAATACTCCCATTTTGTGAAATAAATAAAGAAAGAACTGTTTTTAATACTGCAGTTGTCATAGATGCAGACGGTTCACTCCTTCCTCCTTATCATAAGGTGCATATTCCACAGGATCCTTATTTTTTTGAAAAAGGATATTTTCACCCTGGGGAGAACTATCTCACTCACCAAACCCGTTATGCAAACATAACAGTTTTGATATGTTATGATCAGTGGTTTCCTGAAGCAGCACGATCAGTCGCCCTGATGGGGGCAGATATTATCTTTTATCCAACCGCGATTGGGCATATTAAAGGAGAAATTCCGGGTGAAGGATCCTGGAAAGAGGCATGGCAGATCATCCAGCGGTCACATGCTATTGCCAACAGTATTCCGGTCGCTGCTGTGAATCGGTGTGGGTGGGAGGATAATATCTTCTTTTTTGGAGGTTCTTTTGTGTGTGATGCATTTGGAAATATTTTGACCGAAGCTGCAGAAAAAGAAGAGATACTGTATGCTGACATTGATCTCGCTTATGGTTCAGATATACGCGAAGGATGGGGTTTTTTTAGAAACCGAAGGATTGACACATATAAATCTATTGTTTCAAAAGTCGATTACCAAAGTACTGGATCTTACTCTCTGACTCCTGCCAATCAGGGATATCATATGCCTGCTGAATGGGAACAGCACCAGTCAGTATGGATGGCATGGCCACATAATGATTTGACATTTCTCCATCTCGAAGAAGTAGAAGAAACCTATCTGAATATAATTATCGCACTTGTTCCCACTGAACATATTGAAATGCTTGTTCCTGATAGAGAAATGGAGGAAAAAATCATACATTTTCTTCATATGAGAGGGATAGAAAACCCGGGTATTACTTTTCATATTTCGTCATATTCTGATGTATGGATTCGTGATTATGGCCCCTCGTTTGTAATTAATCGTGCTCAAAAGAATATTTCTGCAGTCTTCTGGGATTTTAATGCATGGGGGAATAAGTATGATGAGCTCATTGACGATGGGATTATCTGTAGGAATATACTCTCTCAGCGGCAGATTCGGACATTTTTCCCCGGAATCATTCTTGAAGGAGGATCCATTGATGTAAATGGCAGGGGCTGTGTTCTCACAACAAGACAATGTCTCCTAAATCCGAACAGGAATCCATCACTTACGCAAGATGATATTGAACAATATCTAAAAGACTACTTGTGTGTTCAAAAAATAATCTGGTTAAATAATGGTATTGTCGGAGATGACACTGATGGTCACATTGATGATATTGCCCGGTTTGTTAATCCCACAACAATAGTCTGTGCTATTGAAGAAGATCCGGACGATGAAAATTATCAGATATTGCAGGAAAACTTTCAAATTTTGACAGGTGAAACAGATCAGAATAATAAACCGTTTACCATCATCACGATTCCAATGCCCCATCCGGTTCAAGATGAAAACAATCGGTATCCAGCAAGTTATCTGAATTTTTATATCGGCAATACCATTGTTTTGGTTCCGATTTTTAATGATCCCAGGGATCAAAAGGCACTTTCTATTTTGCAGTATCTGTTTCCTGAAAAAAAGGTTGTAGGGATAGATGCTCGTGCTATGGTTGAGGGTTATGGAACGATTCATTGTGCCACACAACAGCAACCAGCCATATAA
- a CDS encoding MscL family protein, producing the protein MSLLAEFFEFLKEYKVVALAVAFIMGVAATALVKSFVDNLIMPIIGVLTPSGNWKEAVLPVGSINFGIGPFGAECINFIIIAIVVFMIAKVVMGEEKVEKK; encoded by the coding sequence ATGTCTTTATTAGCAGAATTTTTTGAATTTTTAAAAGAGTACAAAGTTGTTGCGTTAGCAGTGGCATTTATCATGGGTGTAGCAGCAACTGCTCTTGTAAAATCATTTGTTGACAATCTTATTATGCCAATAATTGGTGTCCTGACCCCTTCCGGAAATTGGAAAGAAGCAGTATTGCCAGTAGGATCAATCAATTTTGGTATCGGGCCTTTTGGTGCAGAGTGTATAAATTTTATCATTATTGCTATAGTTGTTTTCATGATCGCAAAAGTTGTGATGGGTGAAGAGAAGGTAGAAAAGAAATAA
- a CDS encoding ArsR/SmtB family transcription factor codes for MSDDQISSEQTQKVRLLSPEDEQTRLIGKAIASETAGKILSSMSGREVTAMVLAEELQIPVSTVMYHLENLASAGLIEVSKTRYSVKGREMKVYRLIDQVLIVSSKKHDIKTVLTRCATLLSLPLAVACILAYVNNFKTWGVVSSSDSATGDGVAKMVMNTGSFAMEQTMEAAPAPLAMGTPITETFIEPLFYFSDLALGILIGAVLVVLIGIFIDYHQKS; via the coding sequence ATGTCTGATGATCAGATAAGTTCAGAACAAACCCAGAAAGTCAGGCTGCTCTCACCGGAAGATGAGCAGACCCGGCTTATCGGGAAAGCAATTGCTAGTGAAACGGCAGGAAAAATTCTATCTTCAATGTCCGGGAGGGAGGTAACCGCAATGGTACTGGCCGAGGAATTACAGATCCCGGTTTCAACGGTTATGTATCATCTTGAAAACTTAGCCTCTGCTGGTCTAATAGAAGTGAGTAAAACCCGGTATAGCGTGAAAGGCCGGGAAATGAAAGTATACCGGCTTATTGATCAGGTCCTCATAGTTTCATCCAAAAAACATGATATAAAAACAGTCCTGACCAGATGCGCAACATTACTTTCACTTCCACTGGCAGTGGCGTGTATCCTTGCATATGTGAATAATTTCAAAACCTGGGGAGTAGTTTCTTCATCAGATTCTGCAACCGGGGATGGAGTTGCTAAAATGGTGATGAATACTGGTTCATTTGCAATGGAGCAAACCATGGAAGCTGCTCCAGCACCTTTGGCTATGGGAACCCCGATTACTGAAACGTTCATTGAGCCCCTTTTTTATTTTTCAGATCTTGCTTTGGGTATACTCATAGGGGCAGTTCTGGTTGTCCTTATTGGGATTTTCATCGATTATCATCAAAAATCCTAA
- a CDS encoding DMT family transporter yields the protein MNFRQQNLIPLLYATLSAVFFGSCAPVTKYFVSDIEPLMLAALFYLGSGLGMLTLIIGCRIFRRGKPPSDSPVTIHDLPYLAGMSVFGGILAPVVLMYSMKETQAATGSLLLNFEPVATGLFAAFIFQEAVGKRIWGAMVLITMSCLLLSYDPSGIFGLSLGAAGVLLACIFWALDNNISRRVSGKDPFSCIMIKGLSAGLCTGFIAILIGEHLPSYVEVPMFLLIGFFSYGGLASVFFLLALRSIGTARTGLFLALSPFFGVLFSFLLFHEPIHQAFPLAFLIMILGVYLLVSEKHAHIHTHVPLVHDHRHAHNDLHHDHVHGSHVPPVSSTGEHSHLHAHKEITHDHPHKPDLHHQHEHKI from the coding sequence ATGAATTTTAGACAGCAAAATTTAATTCCTCTCCTGTATGCTACATTATCAGCAGTATTTTTTGGGAGCTGTGCTCCGGTTACCAAATATTTTGTCTCTGATATTGAACCCCTCATGTTAGCTGCTCTCTTTTATCTTGGCAGCGGGCTTGGTATGCTTACATTGATTATTGGGTGCAGAATATTCCGAAGAGGAAAACCACCTTCAGATTCACCAGTAACCATTCATGATCTGCCTTATCTTGCTGGAATGTCTGTTTTTGGCGGAATATTAGCACCTGTTGTCTTAATGTATTCGATGAAAGAAACACAGGCGGCAACTGGATCCCTCTTATTGAATTTCGAACCTGTTGCTACCGGGCTTTTTGCAGCATTTATTTTTCAGGAAGCTGTTGGAAAACGGATCTGGGGGGCTATGGTACTGATTACCATGTCCTGTCTCCTTTTATCATATGATCCATCAGGGATTTTTGGATTATCTCTGGGCGCTGCTGGAGTTTTACTGGCATGTATTTTTTGGGCACTCGATAACAATATCAGCAGGAGAGTGTCTGGAAAAGATCCTTTTTCATGTATAATGATAAAAGGGCTTTCTGCAGGATTGTGCACTGGTTTTATAGCAATTCTCATAGGAGAACATCTGCCTTCTTATGTTGAAGTGCCTATGTTCCTTTTGATTGGTTTTTTTAGTTATGGTGGCCTTGCGAGTGTATTTTTTTTATTGGCTCTCCGTTCTATTGGTACTGCACGAACAGGTTTATTTTTAGCGTTATCTCCATTTTTTGGAGTTTTATTCTCATTTTTATTGTTTCATGAACCTATTCATCAGGCATTTCCACTTGCATTTCTGATCATGATTCTTGGAGTATATTTGTTGGTCAGTGAAAAACATGCCCATATACACACACATGTTCCCTTGGTTCATGATCACCGTCATGCACATAACGACCTTCATCATGATCATGTTCATGGTTCCCACGTACCACCGGTATCATCAACTGGTGAACATAGTCATCTACATGCACATAAGGAGATAACTCATGATCATCCTCACAAACCAGATCTCCATCATCAGCATGAGCATAAAATATGA
- a CDS encoding ferritin, with amino-acid sequence MNPKIEKALNEQINAELYSAYLYLSMSSWFDATGLKGFSNWERIQAMEERDHAMKILDYLLARGGRAIMTQIDTPQSTWKDAKDAFETQLSHELKVTSLIHSLMDLSIAEKDHATVNFLQWFVNEQVEEEENARTILDQLKMISVEKGVGLLYMLDKELGTRTYTAPNTSDS; translated from the coding sequence ATGAACCCAAAAATCGAAAAAGCGTTAAATGAACAGATTAACGCTGAACTATATTCCGCATACCTGTATCTTTCAATGTCGTCATGGTTTGACGCAACCGGTCTGAAAGGATTTTCAAACTGGGAACGAATTCAGGCAATGGAGGAACGGGATCATGCAATGAAAATATTGGATTATCTCCTCGCCAGAGGTGGTCGTGCTATCATGACACAGATAGATACACCCCAAAGCACCTGGAAAGATGCAAAAGATGCATTTGAAACACAATTATCCCATGAATTGAAAGTAACAAGTCTCATTCATAGCCTGATGGATCTTTCCATTGCAGAAAAAGACCATGCAACGGTAAATTTCCTCCAATGGTTTGTTAATGAACAGGTCGAAGAAGAAGAAAATGCACGAACTATTCTTGATCAACTCAAGATGATTAGTGTAGAAAAAGGGGTTGGTCTTTTGTATATGCTGGATAAAGAACTTGGAACCAGAACATATACTGCTCCGAATACATCTGACTCCTAA
- the alaS gene encoding alanine--tRNA ligase: protein MMENEYQLEYFRSEGLTRNICTSCGKAFWTRDPDRTVCGDAPCEPYQFIGNPIFRPHTVDEMREAYLSFFEKQGHTRIDRYPVAARWRDDIYLTIASIADFQPFVTSGVVPPPANPLTISQPCIRLNDLDSVGRSGRHLTCFEMMAHHAFNSDEKEVYWKDRTVELCDQLLTSLGANKEMVTYKEHPWIGGGNAGPSVEVLIGGLEVATLVFMSLGKQKTDKPPIELEGTPYYPMTLRIVDTGYGLERFVWASQGSPTIYDAVFPEMVSHVMQEAGFGHRLHDPDFIRILGENAKFAGLMDISGQRIYELRQKVADKIGIPVDKLEKMIAPVESVYAIVDHTRCLSYMLGDCIVPSNAKDGYLARLVIRRTLRMMRELDLPDDKLSDLIERQMKIIGLPRFEQDLDVVMEIVDREVDKYRTTMDRGARTVDRLAQTYKKKCEKIPLEEIVTLYDSHGIPPDMVRDLATAQGAVVDLPDDFYSRIADMHSESEQVQEKNPLFDYLDRLAHLPETKKLYYERPGSMEFEARVLEIFDNEYVVLDQTLFYPEGGGQPGDTGLLLTPDGLTVRVSDTLKLGESILHRISGGIVRKGDTLRGILDEDRRLSLMRHHTATHILLYAAKEVLGAHIHQAGAQKGEYSSRIDIRHYKHISPEELKKIEVVANRLVMANTATTIGWEDRTEAEQKYGFCLYQGGVPPGSRIRVVKVAGDIEACAGTHCAQTGDVGTITIIRVEHVQDGVERLEFAAGLAAIQHKHHQEDILNKSAEAFSVQVDALPATSKRFFEEWKEQRKEIERLSARISEMELKNLETVDYNGVSVLLKRLDLPNPELVKVATGISDKGGIAVLVAGGETARVVVSSGNKNIKAGDLIASVCVVLGGKGGGKPTLAQGGGPDTSKIDEALATGENFIKTALHV from the coding sequence ATGATGGAAAATGAATATCAACTTGAATATTTCAGGTCCGAAGGTCTCACTCGAAACATTTGTACTTCGTGTGGAAAGGCATTCTGGACCCGGGATCCTGATCGGACCGTGTGCGGGGATGCTCCCTGTGAACCATACCAGTTTATTGGAAATCCTATCTTCAGGCCCCATACTGTCGATGAGATGCGGGAAGCATATCTTTCATTCTTTGAAAAACAAGGACATACACGAATTGATCGGTATCCTGTAGCTGCACGATGGCGTGACGATATCTACCTTACGATAGCATCTATAGCAGATTTTCAGCCTTTTGTTACGAGTGGAGTAGTGCCACCCCCAGCAAACCCGCTCACCATCTCACAGCCCTGTATCCGACTGAATGATTTAGATTCTGTCGGGCGGTCTGGTCGTCATCTGACCTGTTTTGAAATGATGGCGCACCATGCATTCAACTCTGATGAGAAAGAGGTTTATTGGAAAGATCGGACTGTTGAACTGTGTGATCAATTGCTTACCTCCCTTGGTGCAAACAAAGAGATGGTGACCTATAAAGAGCACCCATGGATAGGTGGAGGGAATGCAGGCCCGAGTGTTGAAGTGCTTATTGGCGGCCTTGAAGTTGCTACTCTGGTGTTCATGAGTCTTGGTAAACAAAAGACAGACAAACCACCAATTGAACTTGAAGGGACGCCCTATTATCCGATGACACTTCGGATTGTAGATACCGGGTATGGGCTTGAGCGATTTGTCTGGGCATCACAGGGTTCTCCAACAATATATGATGCGGTATTTCCTGAGATGGTCAGCCATGTCATGCAGGAAGCAGGATTTGGGCATCGTCTGCATGATCCAGATTTTATCCGTATTCTTGGAGAAAATGCAAAGTTTGCAGGTCTTATGGATATATCCGGACAGCGGATTTATGAACTGCGGCAAAAAGTTGCTGATAAAATCGGAATACCTGTTGATAAACTCGAAAAGATGATAGCTCCGGTTGAGAGTGTATATGCAATCGTTGATCATACCCGCTGTCTTTCGTACATGCTTGGAGATTGTATTGTTCCATCAAATGCAAAAGACGGGTATCTGGCACGACTTGTTATTCGCCGGACATTACGGATGATGCGTGAACTTGATCTTCCTGATGACAAATTATCTGATCTCATCGAGCGGCAGATGAAGATTATTGGGCTTCCAAGGTTTGAACAGGATCTTGATGTAGTCATGGAGATCGTTGACCGTGAGGTGGATAAGTACCGGACAACAATGGATCGTGGTGCAAGAACGGTAGATCGTCTTGCCCAGACGTATAAAAAGAAATGTGAAAAGATCCCTCTTGAAGAGATTGTTACGCTCTACGATTCCCATGGAATTCCTCCAGACATGGTTCGCGATCTGGCAACAGCACAGGGTGCTGTAGTTGATCTGCCGGATGATTTTTACTCCCGGATTGCAGACATGCATTCTGAATCTGAACAGGTGCAGGAGAAAAACCCACTGTTTGATTATCTTGATCGGTTAGCCCATCTTCCTGAAACGAAAAAACTCTATTATGAACGTCCGGGATCCATGGAGTTTGAAGCACGAGTCCTTGAGATATTTGATAATGAATATGTCGTTCTTGACCAGACTCTCTTCTATCCTGAGGGTGGTGGCCAGCCAGGAGATACCGGACTGCTTTTGACACCCGATGGTCTTACCGTCAGAGTCAGTGATACATTAAAACTTGGTGAATCCATCCTTCACCGTATTTCCGGAGGTATCGTCCGAAAAGGAGATACTCTTCGTGGAATACTTGATGAAGATCGTCGGCTGTCTTTGATGAGACATCATACTGCAACACACATTCTTCTTTATGCTGCAAAAGAAGTCCTTGGGGCTCATATTCATCAGGCTGGTGCACAAAAAGGAGAATATAGTTCTCGAATTGATATCAGGCATTATAAACACATCAGTCCTGAAGAACTCAAAAAGATCGAAGTTGTGGCAAACAGGCTTGTAATGGCAAATACCGCAACGACGATTGGTTGGGAAGACCGGACAGAAGCGGAACAAAAATATGGATTCTGTCTGTACCAGGGAGGTGTCCCTCCTGGATCCCGCATCCGGGTAGTGAAAGTAGCGGGCGATATTGAAGCATGTGCAGGAACTCATTGTGCCCAAACTGGTGATGTTGGAACAATTACTATAATTCGTGTAGAACATGTTCAGGATGGTGTGGAACGTCTTGAATTTGCTGCAGGATTAGCCGCAATACAACATAAACACCACCAGGAAGATATTCTGAACAAATCAGCTGAAGCATTCTCTGTACAGGTAGATGCTCTTCCAGCAACTTCAAAACGTTTCTTTGAGGAGTGGAAAGAACAAAGAAAGGAGATTGAACGTCTTTCTGCCAGAATCAGTGAGATGGAACTAAAAAATCTGGAGACTGTTGATTACAATGGTGTATCAGTCCTTTTAAAGCGGCTTGATCTTCCAAATCCTGAACTGGTAAAAGTTGCAACAGGTATTTCAGATAAAGGTGGGATTGCGGTTCTTGTTGCTGGTGGCGAGACTGCCCGTGTAGTTGTTTCATCCGGTAACAAAAATATCAAAGCTGGTGATCTTATCGCATCGGTATGTGTAGTGCTTGGTGGAAAAGGTGGAGGAAAACCAACCCTTGCACAAGGTGGAGGTCCAGACACATCAAAGATAGATGAGGCACTTGCAACCGGTGAGAATTTCATTAAAACTGCACTCCATGTCTGA
- a CDS encoding basic amino acid ABC transporter substrate-binding protein has product MMKKSVLVLVSLIGLVALLFVCGCTTTEQPASTPEANVQTTESAPVTQSTADFYRVGIDAAYQPFSMVGPDGKATGFDVDSMKWIAKDQGFEVEFIPIAWDGIIPALQASKIDLVYAGMTITDERKEKVNFSKPYWTVNQMVVVKEGSPITLDQVKNGSVIIGTQRGCTAAIWIDENLVNKSLMSAANLKLYDNTPLAVDDLVSGRIDAVMYDSTVMNDIIAGKPVAKIGMVETNEDFGIAVRKDDTELLEKLNAGLDKLMASPDWEALKQKYKME; this is encoded by the coding sequence ATGATGAAGAAAAGTGTATTAGTACTAGTCTCTCTCATCGGACTGGTAGCCTTATTGTTTGTATGTGGATGTACGACAACAGAGCAACCTGCATCAACACCTGAAGCAAATGTACAAACAACAGAGTCAGCTCCTGTCACTCAAAGCACAGCAGATTTTTATAGAGTAGGAATTGATGCAGCTTATCAGCCATTTTCAATGGTAGGTCCTGATGGAAAAGCGACCGGGTTTGATGTAGATTCAATGAAATGGATCGCGAAAGATCAGGGATTTGAAGTAGAATTTATTCCAATCGCATGGGATGGAATTATTCCTGCACTCCAGGCAAGCAAGATTGATCTTGTGTATGCAGGGATGACCATCACTGATGAAAGGAAAGAAAAAGTAAACTTTTCAAAGCCATACTGGACCGTCAATCAGATGGTGGTTGTGAAAGAAGGTTCTCCGATAACATTAGATCAGGTAAAGAATGGATCTGTAATTATTGGAACTCAGCGTGGATGTACTGCTGCAATCTGGATTGATGAAAACCTTGTTAACAAGAGTCTCATGTCTGCAGCGAATCTGAAATTATATGACAATACACCATTGGCAGTTGATGATCTGGTGTCTGGTCGTATTGATGCAGTTATGTATGACAGTACCGTAATGAATGACATCATTGCAGGTAAACCTGTTGCAAAAATTGGTATGGTAGAGACTAATGAGGATTTCGGCATTGCTGTGCGGAAGGATGATACAGAACTGCTTGAAAAACTGAATGCAGGTCTTGACAAATTAATGGCATCCCCTGACTGGGAAGCTTTGAAACAGAAATATAAAATGGAATAA
- a CDS encoding Nif3-like dinuclear metal center hexameric protein, translated as MEKIHPSHQGHSRQEIIEILEGLAPPELAEPFDSGRIGLIVEGKNEINRINTCLDVTPTVVRAAIAQNADLLVAHHTPIWNPLTRINGDNALLLSEILSSGLNVYVMHTNWDHAPGGVNDILADILGLTDTTPMSLGLVGTCSITLEEITQKLHAPLRIWGKIHSIRRLAIVAGSGFDIDIIHEATRLGADAFLSAELRHSVFRSSPIPLLESTHYALESPSMRVLAEKYGWTYIDDPPQLLTHA; from the coding sequence ATGGAAAAGATCCATCCATCTCATCAGGGTCATTCACGTCAGGAGATTATCGAAATTCTTGAAGGATTAGCACCTCCTGAACTTGCAGAGCCATTTGATTCAGGTAGAATTGGATTAATTGTTGAAGGAAAAAATGAAATTAATAGAATAAATACCTGCCTTGATGTTACTCCTACAGTTGTCCGGGCTGCAATTGCTCAAAATGCTGACCTTTTGGTAGCACATCATACTCCTATATGGAATCCGCTGACTCGTATCAATGGTGATAATGCCCTTTTATTATCTGAAATTTTAAGCTCTGGTCTGAATGTCTATGTGATGCATACAAATTGGGATCATGCACCTGGAGGCGTAAATGACATTCTGGCTGATATACTTGGGCTCACTGATACAACTCCAATGTCACTTGGGCTCGTTGGAACATGTTCAATAACGTTAGAAGAAATAACTCAAAAACTTCATGCTCCTTTACGCATATGGGGAAAAATTCATTCCATAAGGCGATTGGCTATTGTAGCGGGATCAGGATTTGATATAGACATCATCCATGAAGCGACACGACTTGGAGCTGATGCATTTCTTTCAGCAGAACTTCGTCATTCAGTATTTCGATCATCACCCATCCCTCTTCTGGAATCAACTCATTATGCTCTTGAATCTCCCTCAATGCGCGTTTTGGCAGAAAAATATGGATGGACCTATATTGATGATCCTCCCCAATTGCTCACACATGCATGA
- a CDS encoding SWIM zinc finger family protein, whose amino-acid sequence MITPLDDLYDTNVLDERMRRRIGGFYRNRGVKALEIIDHDRVKRYRDFFVVVGETGEYVVEGNYCSCDDFLHRGGMCAHILAVLISRAIGRYELIDLWYYEDLKDQGITPI is encoded by the coding sequence ATGATTACTCCTCTTGATGATTTGTATGATACCAATGTTCTCGATGAGCGGATGCGAAGACGGATAGGTGGATTTTACCGTAATCGTGGAGTAAAAGCCCTGGAAATAATTGATCATGACCGGGTTAAACGATATCGGGATTTTTTTGTGGTTGTTGGTGAAACCGGGGAATATGTGGTCGAGGGTAATTACTGTTCATGTGATGATTTTCTTCATCGGGGTGGAATGTGTGCTCATATTTTAGCCGTTCTGATTTCCCGTGCTATCGGGAGATACGAACTTATCGATCTCTGGTATTATGAAGATTTGAAAGATCAGGGAATTACACCCATATAG